From Candidatus Defluviilinea gracilis, a single genomic window includes:
- a CDS encoding nucleotidyltransferase family protein produces the protein MPFQPDAYIEMNRLIAAAGEQSILLRALGGLAVKAHHTAEHPIFTRDFGDLDLIVEAKRRREFQEFMEQAGYSPHKKFNLLNGDQRQIYFHNDSEMKVDVFVGTFVMCHKIPLEDRLHLHPVTIPPAELLLTKAQIADLNRKDALDIASLLLYVETGSSDENCINLRRLELLCGADWGLYKTTAINLKRVEETVSEESLALAESERSQIKKRIGEILQVFDSMPKSIQWKMRDKVGTRVRWYEEVEEVAR, from the coding sequence GTGCCTTTTCAGCCAGACGCCTATATTGAAATGAATCGGTTGATCGCCGCTGCCGGCGAGCAGTCCATCCTTTTGCGCGCGCTTGGCGGGCTGGCAGTGAAGGCGCATCACACAGCGGAACATCCGATATTCACGCGCGATTTTGGCGACCTCGACCTGATCGTTGAGGCGAAGCGGCGCCGCGAGTTTCAAGAATTTATGGAGCAGGCTGGATATTCCCCGCACAAAAAATTTAATTTGCTGAACGGCGACCAGCGGCAGATCTATTTTCACAACGACTCCGAGATGAAGGTGGATGTTTTCGTCGGCACGTTTGTGATGTGTCACAAGATTCCCCTCGAAGATAGACTCCATCTTCATCCGGTCACGATCCCGCCCGCGGAATTGTTGCTGACGAAAGCGCAGATCGCGGATCTGAACCGCAAAGACGCGCTGGATATCGCTTCGCTTCTTCTCTACGTGGAAACTGGTTCAAGCGATGAGAATTGCATCAACCTTCGGCGTCTTGAGTTGTTGTGCGGCGCCGATTGGGGCTTGTACAAAACTACCGCGATCAACTTGAAGCGTGTCGAAGAAACCGTAAGCGAGGAGTCGCTTGCGCTGGCTGAATCAGAACGAAGTCAGATTAAGAAGCGGATTGGCGAAATCCTGCAGGTGTTCGACTCCATGCCGAAGTCCATCCAATGGAAGATGCGAGATAAAGTCGGCACGCGCGTGCGCTGGTATGAGGAGGTGGAGGAAGTCGCCCGTTAA
- a CDS encoding extracellular solute-binding protein yields MKTRKSLYKLFSLLLLASLALAACGPAATEAPAATEPPAATEAPATEAPATAAPAADPMADLIAAAQAEGMLTTIALPHDWCNYGEAIETFKSKYGLEVNELNPDAGSGDEIEAIKANKDNPGPQAPDVIDVGFAFGPSSKAEGLIQPYKVSTWDSIPADAKDAEGYWYGDYYGVLSFLVNTDVQPEVPQDWADLLDPKYNGQVALSGDPRTSNQAIQSVFAASLANGGSLDDAQPGLDYFAQMNSAGNLVPLIANNGLVATGETAVRITWDYNALAAVDSFEGNPKAEVVIPASGRFAGVYVQAISAYAPHPNAAKLWMEFLYSDEGQTIWMKGYCHPIREQDMRDRGVIPADLLAKLPDVSGAVFPTVAQLDAAKALITGNWDAAVGANIQAAP; encoded by the coding sequence ATGAAGACTAGAAAGAGTTTGTACAAGCTATTCTCGTTGTTGCTTCTCGCGAGCCTTGCGCTTGCCGCATGCGGACCCGCCGCGACCGAAGCGCCCGCCGCAACGGAACCGCCTGCCGCGACTGAGGCGCCAGCCACCGAAGCCCCCGCAACTGCGGCGCCCGCCGCCGACCCGATGGCGGATTTGATCGCCGCCGCGCAAGCGGAAGGTATGCTCACCACCATCGCGCTCCCGCACGACTGGTGCAATTACGGCGAAGCCATCGAGACCTTCAAGTCGAAATATGGGCTCGAAGTCAACGAATTGAACCCAGACGCCGGCTCCGGCGATGAGATCGAAGCCATCAAAGCGAACAAGGATAACCCCGGTCCGCAGGCTCCCGATGTCATTGACGTTGGTTTTGCGTTCGGTCCTTCCTCCAAGGCTGAGGGACTGATCCAGCCGTACAAAGTTTCCACGTGGGATTCGATCCCTGCCGATGCCAAGGATGCCGAAGGCTACTGGTATGGCGACTATTACGGTGTGTTGTCCTTCCTCGTGAATACCGATGTTCAGCCTGAAGTCCCGCAAGATTGGGCAGACTTGCTCGACCCGAAATATAACGGGCAGGTCGCGCTCTCTGGCGATCCTCGCACCTCCAATCAAGCGATTCAATCCGTCTTTGCGGCTTCCCTCGCCAATGGCGGCTCGCTCGATGACGCCCAGCCTGGTCTCGACTATTTCGCCCAGATGAACTCCGCTGGTAACCTCGTCCCGTTGATCGCCAATAACGGCTTGGTTGCTACCGGTGAAACCGCTGTCCGCATTACGTGGGACTACAACGCCCTCGCCGCTGTCGATTCCTTCGAAGGCAACCCGAAGGCTGAGGTTGTGATTCCCGCTTCCGGTCGTTTCGCCGGCGTGTACGTTCAAGCGATCAGCGCCTACGCTCCGCACCCGAACGCCGCCAAGTTGTGGATGGAATTCCTCTATTCAGATGAAGGTCAGACGATCTGGATGAAGGGTTACTGCCACCCGATCCGCGAACAAGATATGCGCGATCGCGGCGTGATCCCAGCCGACTTGCTTGCCAAGTTGCCTGATGTATCCGGCGCAGTGTTCCCGACCGTTGCTCAGTTGGATGCCGCCAAAGCGCTCATCACCGGAAATTGGGATGCCGCTGTCGGCGCGAACATTCAAGCCGCTCCGTAA